The DNA sequence ACAACCGAGACCGAGGAGCCCATCTACGGCAAGACTTACCTGCCGCGCAAATTTAAAACCGTGATCGCCGTCCCGCCGAGCAACGACGTGGACATCTTCGCGCACGACCTTGGCTACATCGCCATTGTGGAAGACGACAAGCTCGTTGGCTACAATGTGACCGTTGGCGGAGGCATGGGCATGACTCACAACAACCAGGCGACTTACCCGCGCGTTGCGCAGATGCTGGGCTTCATTAAGCCGGTCGACGCGATCAAGATTGCTGAAGCCGTCGTGACCACGCAGCGTGACAACGGCGACCGTAGCGACCGCAAGCACGCGCGCCTGAAATATACCGTTGAGGACATGGGGCTGGATAATTTCCGCGCCGAAGTCGCCAAGCGCAGTGGGGTGGACATCGAGCCCGCCCGCGATTTCAAATTCGAGCACATGGGTGACCGCTACGGCTGGGTCAAGGGCATCGACAACAAGTGGCACCTGACGCTCTTCATCCAAAATGGCCGCGTCCTCGACACGCCGGACTACGCGATGAAGACTGCCCTCCGCGAAGTGGCCAAGATTCACACTGGCGACTTCCGCCTGAGCGCAAATCAAAACCTCGTCATCGGAGCCGTAGATGACAAGGCCAAGCCCGCGATCGAAGCGATTCTTAACGAGCACGGCCTCATGGACCGCCTCAATACCAGCGGCATGCGCCTCAATTCGATGGCTTGCGTGGCGTTGCCGACCTGTGGCCTCGCCTTGGCGGAGTCCGAGCGTTACCTGCCGGACCTGATTACCGACATCGAAAAGATTCTCGACGAAGCGGGTTTGCGCGAAGACGAAATTGTTATCCGCATGACGGGTTGCCCGAACGGCTGCGCTCGTCCGTTCCTCGCCGAAATTGGCTTCGTGGGCCGCAGCCCCGGTAAATACAATCTCTACCTCGGGGCGAGCTTTACCGGTGAGCGCGTGAACAAGCTTTACCGCGACAGCATCACGCACCAGCAAGTGATTGACGAGTTGAAGCCAATCCTCTTGCGCTACGCCAAGGAGCGCAACGAAGGCGAGCGCTTTGGGGACTTCACCATTCGCGCAGGCTACGTCAAAGCCGTCAACGAATCCAAGACCGACTTCTGGTCCGACAACTAGGCCAACGTCCCGTTGGATCAATGGATTTGCGCATTGCGCAAAAGGCCTTTTAAAACGAAACAGCCCGTTCGCGATGAACGGGCTGTTTTGTGAAAGGGTAGGGACGTCTTTCCGCGGCGTCCGCTTCGTCGGATAGGATCTTTTACTCCCTGCGTAATCGCTCAACTTCCCGATACACCGTACGCTCGTAGATCGCGATATTCCGGCAATAGGTAAAGCCGGGTTTTCCTTCCAGAAACCCAAACTTCAGCACGTAGGGCACCAAGAAACGCAGCCAGGGAAATACCCAACTGCGCCCAAGCTTGATCTTGATTGCCTGGTTGCGCCGGGAGCCATTGCCCGAGAAAAGGTCACCCCAGCTCGCGCTGCCCTGCATGCGCGCGCGGGCCTCGACCTTGGCGTAGCGATCATGCTTTTCGAACCATTGCTCCCAGCCCTTCGAAAACGCGTAGTGCTCGTAGGGCTCGTGTAAATATTCCAAACGGCCATCTACCCGACCTTCCTTTTGGCCATGACCGAAGTCGGTGAAGTCGGCGCGGCCTTGGCGCAATAGTCGAAACTGCCACTTTGGAAACGAGTCGCAGCGCTTCAACCAGCGCCCATCAAGCATCGTCTTCCAGCAACAGTAAAAGCCAGCCACATCCTCAGGCGCGCTATCAATTGCTTTGTGTAATGCCTGACGAAAAGCGGGCGTGGCGATCTCATCAGCATCGAGAAATAGAATCCAGTCATGTTTGAGCGGCAAGTTTTCAAGTGCGTAGTTCCGCTGCTGGCCGAAGGACTGAAAAGGATTTTCGCTGACATGACAACCAGCCTTGCGCGCAATAGCCTTAGTTTGGTCACGGCTGCCGGAATCGAGCACGTGGACGTCTTCAAACTCCGTTAGCGCCGCCAAGCAAGCAGGCAGGTCCTGCTCTTCATTATAGGTAAGGATGATTACCGAGACGTTCATCGTTCATTCGCCGTGGCAAGTTCTTGCTGAATAAACGCCAGCAGATCGTTGGTATTCTTCTCCATCAGAAAATACTCTGCGAAGCAAAGCTTGGCGCTGCGTTTCATCTGCGATTTCTCCTCCGGGCTGAGCGATAAAAATTGCTGGAGTAGTGAGCGAACGCCATCAAGGTCATCGTTGGTAACAATGCCTGCGCCGCTTTGCTCGACCTCGCGCCAGATGTTTA is a window from the Cerasicoccus sp. TK19100 genome containing:
- a CDS encoding NADPH-dependent assimilatory sulfite reductase hemoprotein subunit is translated as MAETNVKKLSKNETIKENSNFLRGTILEGLADVSTGALSDDDGQLTKFHGIYQQDDRDVRNERRKQKLDKAYSFMARVRVPGGVCTPKQWLEMDRLSDQFANGTLKLTTRQAFQFHGIIKSNLKRTIAEINHACLDTIAACGDVNRNVMCNPNPYQSAVHAEVQKLAEDINTHLTPQTRAYHEIWLDGEKVETTETEEPIYGKTYLPRKFKTVIAVPPSNDVDIFAHDLGYIAIVEDDKLVGYNVTVGGGMGMTHNNQATYPRVAQMLGFIKPVDAIKIAEAVVTTQRDNGDRSDRKHARLKYTVEDMGLDNFRAEVAKRSGVDIEPARDFKFEHMGDRYGWVKGIDNKWHLTLFIQNGRVLDTPDYAMKTALREVAKIHTGDFRLSANQNLVIGAVDDKAKPAIEAILNEHGLMDRLNTSGMRLNSMACVALPTCGLALAESERYLPDLITDIEKILDEAGLREDEIVIRMTGCPNGCARPFLAEIGFVGRSPGKYNLYLGASFTGERVNKLYRDSITHQQVIDELKPILLRYAKERNEGERFGDFTIRAGYVKAVNESKTDFWSDN
- a CDS encoding glycosyltransferase family 2 protein yields the protein MNVSVIILTYNEEQDLPACLAALTEFEDVHVLDSGSRDQTKAIARKAGCHVSENPFQSFGQQRNYALENLPLKHDWILFLDADEIATPAFRQALHKAIDSAPEDVAGFYCCWKTMLDGRWLKRCDSFPKWQFRLLRQGRADFTDFGHGQKEGRVDGRLEYLHEPYEHYAFSKGWEQWFEKHDRYAKVEARARMQGSASWGDLFSGNGSRRNQAIKIKLGRSWVFPWLRFLVPYVLKFGFLEGKPGFTYCRNIAIYERTVYREVERLRRE